In the Aneurinibacillus soli genome, one interval contains:
- the gpG gene encoding phage tail assembly chaperone G — MEITLRINGETKTFSTGFISGRMFRRAIAIEKLMKSGIVTEESLDEIIDYVVGVFDGKFSRDEFYDGVEADKLLPTVLETINQVVGKVSKVTGTGVDPNSPMKG, encoded by the coding sequence ATGGAAATCACATTGCGTATAAATGGTGAGACAAAGACATTCTCGACAGGATTTATTTCAGGGCGTATGTTTCGGCGTGCTATTGCGATAGAAAAGTTAATGAAAAGTGGAATCGTAACAGAAGAAAGTTTGGATGAAATCATTGACTATGTTGTAGGAGTTTTTGATGGGAAATTTAGTAGAGACGAATTTTACGATGGGGTTGAAGCGGATAAGCTTCTTCCGACTGTTTTGGAAACGATTAATCAGGTAGTCGGGAAAGTGAGCAAGGTTACAGGTACAGGTGTGGACCCAAACTCCCCGATGAAGGGATAA